The genomic stretch GCATACACGACAACGTGGCCGAGGGCCGCCACAGTCTCGTGCTCGATCTGTCCGAGGTCTTCTTCTGCGACTCCAGCGGGGTCGGTGTGCTGATCGCCGCCCGTCGCCTGGTCCGCTCCTGCCGGGGCCGGCTGCGCCTGATCCTGCCCGCCCACGGCGCCGTCGAGGGCTCCCACGTCAACCGCGTCCTCGGTGCCCTGGGCGTCCGGCGCCTGTTCGACGTCCACCCCGACCTGCACTCGGCCACCGACGAGACGACGGGGCCGCTGTCGGCGTAGCGGGTGTCGTTTGGCCACGCCGTTGTCCCAAAATTCCCTCGGTCTTGGCACAACCAACACTTTCTTGCTCGCGGACGGCCCCCGGCGTCGTACGCTCCGTGCCAGAAGCACCCCACGTGACGTAAAGGCGGCACGAAAGACATGGTCAGCAGCGAGTACGAGCGCAGGATCGCCGCCCGGTTCGCCACCTTCGACCAGGACGGCAACGGCTACATCGACCGCGCGGACTTCAACGCGGCGGCCAAGGCCGTGCTGGCGGAGTTCGGTACGGCGGCCCGGTCCGACAAGGGCCAGGCGGTGTACATCGGCGCCGAGGCGTTCTGGCAGGGCATGGCGGGAATCGCGGACCGGGACGGCGATCAGCGCATCACGCGGGACGAGTTCGTGGGCGGCGCGGTCAAGCGACTGCGCGACAACCCCGACCGGTTCGCCGAGATCGCCCGCCCCTTCCTGCACGCGGCCCTGGCCGTGGCCGACGGGGACGGCGACGGGGCGGCCACCCTCACCGACACCGTGCGCGTGCTGACCGCCCTGGGCGTGAACGTCGACATCGCGCGGGCGGCCGCGGACACGCTCGACGCCGATCACGACGGCAGGGTGGAGGAGTCCGAGATCGTGACGGCCTTCGCCCGCTACTTCACGGTCCCCGAGTAACGCTCCCTGAGCTTGTACTTGAGCACCTTGCGCAGCGTGTCGTTGCGCGGAAGGGCGTCCACCACCTCCAGTTGCTCCGGCAGCTTGTGCACGGACAGCCCTTCCGCGCGTAGGTACGCGGTGAGCCGTGCCAGACTCAACTCCTCCGCCCCCGGCAGCTGTTCCACGACGGCGCACACGCGCTCCCCGCGCTCGGCGTCGGGCAGCCCGATGACGGCCGCGTCCGCGACCGCCGGGTGCCGGTGCAGCAGATCCTCGATCTCCTGGGCCGAGATGTTCTCCCCCTTGCGGATGATCACGTCCTTCAGTCGCCCGGTGAGCACCAGATGCCCGCCGTCGGTGAGACGGCCCAGGTCGCCGGTGCGCAGGAACCCCTCCGGGTCGAAGGCCGCCGCGCTCTGCGCCGGGTCCAGATAGCCCCGGCACACCGCCTCCCCGCGCAGCCGGACCTCCCCGTCGACGATCCGGATCTCCATCCCCTCGGGCGGCCGCCCCTCCGTGGTGGCGAGCAGCTCCGGGTCGTCGTCCGGATCGCCCATCGTGATCATCGGCACCTCGGTCATGCCGTAGCCATGGGTCAGCTGTACGCCCATCTCCCGGACGACCGAGTGGTACAGCTCCGGCGGTTTGGGCGCCCCGCCGCCCGCGAGCAGCCGGAGCGTCGGGACCACCTTGGTGCCGGGCTGTTTGCGCTGTTCGGTCAGGAACATCGAGTAGAAGGCCGTAGACCCGCCCGCCATCGTCACCCCGTGCCGCCGGAAGCCCGCGAGCGCGTCCGGCAGCGCGAACTGCTCGAACAGCACCGCCGGGAAGCCGTACAGCAGCAGCATCACCATGTAGTCAGGGCCGCCTATGTGGGCGTAGGGGAAGGCGATCGAGCCGATGTCGGCGGAGGCCGGGCGCAGGGCGTGGGCGAGGCAGGAGCCGCCCGCGATCAGCGAACGGTCCGTGTGCAGCACGCCCTTGGGGTCGGAGGTGGTGCCCGACGTCCAGTAGATCCAGCGGACGGAGGTGCCCTCGGCGGGTGGTTCGGGCAGTACGGCCGGATCGCCGTCCGGGAGGCGGTCGTACGCCTCGAACACGCCCTTCGCGCCGAGCCGTCGCGCCATCTCGGTGTGGTCGAAGCCGCGCCAGGTGCCCGGTACGGCGAAGTACTCGGCCTTGGACTCGCGCAGCGCGAAGCCGACCTCGCGGTCCCGGTAGAAGGGGATGACCGGTGACTGCACGGCGCCGAGGCGGGCCAGGGCGAAGGAGAGCAGGACCGTCTCGATCCGGGTGGGCAGTTGCCAGGCCACGACGGTGCCGGGGCGCACGCCCAGGTCGAACAGGCCGGCCGCCACTCGCTCGGCACGCGCGCGTAGCTCGCCGAAGCTCAGGGAGCGGTCCTCCTGGAGGAGGACCGGCCGGTCGGGGGTGCGGGCGGCGCGGCGGGCGAGCAGGTCCCACAGGGTCCGGGCGGAGCTCAGGTCGCGTGCGGTGTCGGTCTCGGTGGCGTCGGTCACGGCGGCGGCCCCTTTGCTGACGATTCGTCAGATCGTGCGCAGAGCGTAGGGCGCCCCGCCTTGTCGGTCCAGGGGTGCGGGGCTAGCCTGAGCTGACGGATCGTCAGATTGGTGGCCGCCGTATGGACCTCTCGTACACGCCCGAGGAGGAGGAGTTCCGGGCGCGCTTGAGGCAGTGGCTCGGCGAGGTGCTGCCGAAGCTGCCTCCGCCGCCGGACCCCTCCGACTGGCCCGGACGACGCGCCTACGACCTCGGCTGGCAGCGCATGCTCCATGACGCCGGGTACGCCGACGTCCACTGGGACGCCTCACCGACCACCCGGCTCATCTACCTGGAGGAGACCGAACGCGCGGGTGCTCCCTATGTGGGCGCGAACTTCGTCGGACTGCTTCACGCGGGGCCCACCATCGCCGCCGAGGGCACCCCCGAACAGCGGGCGCGCTGGCTGCCGCCGATCCTGTGCGGCGCGGAGGTCTGGTGCCAGGGCTTCAGCGAACCCGGCGCGGGATCCGACCTCGCGGCGCTGCGCACGCGCGCGTGGCGCGACGGCGACGACTATGTGGTGACCGGCTCCAAGATCTGGACCTCGCACGCCGAAGTCGCCGACTGGTGCGAGCTGTTGGTGCGCACCGACCTCGACGCCCCCAAGCATCGCGGCATCACCTGGCTGGCGATGCGCATGGACGCCCCGGGCGTCACCGTACGGCCGCTGCGCACCCTCGCCGGGTCCACCGAGTTCGCCGAGGTCTTCCTCGACGAGGTGCGGGTGCCGGTCGCGCACCGGGTCGGCGCGGAGAACGACGGCTGGCGGGTGACGATGGTGACGCTCTCCTTCGAGCGCGGCACGGCCTTCGTCGGCGAGGTCGTCGCCTGCCGCCGCGTCCTGCGCGAACTCGCCGCCGAGGCCCGCGGGAACGGCCGCTGGGACGATCCGGCGCTACGACGCAGGCTCGGCCGCCTGAACGCCGAGTTCCGCGCGCTGTGGCGGCTGACGCAGTGGAACGTGAGCGAGGCGTCGGCCGGCGGCGTGCCCGGGGTGGGCGGTTCGGTTTTCAAACTGAGGTATTCGCACGCCCGCCAGGAGCTCTACGACGCCGCCGCCGACGTCCTCGGGCCCGACGCCCTCGATCTCGGCCGGGGCTGGATGTTCGACCGGCTGTCGTCGCTGTCGTACACCATCGCGGCCGGGACCTCGCAGATCCAGCGGAACATCGTGGCCGAACGGATCCTCGGGCTGCCGAAGGGGCGGTGAGCATGCGGTTCCAACTGAGCGTGGAACAGCGGGCGTTGAAAGCGGGGATGCGGAAGCTGCTGGACCGCCGCCTCGGCCCCGAGGCGCTGCGTGCGGCCGTGGACGCGCCCGGCCTCGACCGGGCCCTGTGGCGGGAGCTGGGGGAGGCGGGGCTCTTCGCGCTGCGGCTGCCCGAGGCGGACGGCGGGGTCGGACTCGGGCTGCCGGAGGCCGTGTTGGTCTTCGAGGAGGCGGGCCGGGCGCTGCTGCCCGGCCCGCTCGCCGCCACTCACCTGGCGGCGGGCTCGGTACCGGGCGCGGCCACCGGGGAGACCGTCGTGACGGCCGTGGACGGCGTCCTGGTGGAGTGGCTGGACGCGGCCGACGTGGTGCTCGGGGACGCATCCGGCGCCGTGTCCCTGCGCTCCGTGGACCCGCTGACGCCGCTTCACCGCGTGCCCGCAGGGGCGGCCCCCGCGGACCCGCTCGCCGTCCTTCTCACCGCCGCCGAACAGCTGGGCACCGCCACGCGCGCGTGCGAGCTGGCCGTGGAACACGCCCGGACCCGTGAGCAGTTCGGACAGCCCGTCGGGGCCTTCCAGGCGGTCAAGCATCTGTGCGCCGACATGCTGGTGCGGGCGGAGACGGCCCGTGCCGCCGTGTACGCGGCCGCCGTGACCCAGGACCCCGCCGACATCGCGGCGGCCCGGCTGCTGGCCGACGAGGCCGCCGTACGCGGCGCCCGCGACTGCCTCCAGGTGCACGGCGGAATGGGCTTCACCTGGGAGTGCGAGGTGCATCTGCATCTGAAGCGGGCCTGGGTCCGGGCGCAGCGTGGCGGTGGCGGTACGGAGAGTGAGGAGCTGCTCGCCGCCGAGTTGGTCGCCTGAGAGGCGAAAAGGGCTTCTGGGCTGCGGATCTGGTGGTGGATCAGCCGTCGATGTCGCGGATTGTGGCATACCGGAACTACGGAGCGTTGATATCGGGTTGTGTCCTAGGTGTGACTCGTCACGTCCTGGAGTCGGCGCCCCGCTCCGGTACCTTGTGTGGGATGCGAGTGGTTCCGAGCACGAGCCATGCCGGAGTGGCCCTTGAGGCGGCTCCGGATCCGGCGATGCGTGCCGGTTCTCGCAGGGTGGGCGCGGTTTCGGCCCCCGCCTGTTCGACTCCCCGTCAAGCGCGTCGCACAGTATCCCGCACGGGTACTCCTTCGCGCTGGAATATGCCCGAAGCGCTTGTTGGGGTGACTGTACGTCAACCATGCTGTCTCGTAAGGGATTCACGTTCCGTGACCCTGGCTCCGGCCATTGTTCTGGTCATGCAAAAAATGGCTACGATCGTGGCCCTCGTGAGGCGCGGGGCTATGAGTCCGCCGGTTCGGATGGTGTGAGCGGTGCAGGTGCTTCAAGTGCAGCTGGAGATCCGGCCCGACCCCGCTGAAGTGGGGCGAG from Streptomyces davaonensis JCM 4913 encodes the following:
- a CDS encoding STAS domain-containing protein, whose translation is MAVAFKVTCEEQGGWAVLRVSGELDLVTSPALRQRIHDNVAEGRHSLVLDLSEVFFCDSSGVGVLIAARRLVRSCRGRLRLILPAHGAVEGSHVNRVLGALGVRRLFDVHPDLHSATDETTGPLSA
- a CDS encoding EF-hand domain-containing protein, giving the protein MVSSEYERRIAARFATFDQDGNGYIDRADFNAAAKAVLAEFGTAARSDKGQAVYIGAEAFWQGMAGIADRDGDQRITRDEFVGGAVKRLRDNPDRFAEIARPFLHAALAVADGDGDGAATLTDTVRVLTALGVNVDIARAAADTLDADHDGRVEESEIVTAFARYFTVPE
- a CDS encoding class I adenylate-forming enzyme family protein, with the translated sequence MTDATETDTARDLSSARTLWDLLARRAARTPDRPVLLQEDRSLSFGELRARAERVAAGLFDLGVRPGTVVAWQLPTRIETVLLSFALARLGAVQSPVIPFYRDREVGFALRESKAEYFAVPGTWRGFDHTEMARRLGAKGVFEAYDRLPDGDPAVLPEPPAEGTSVRWIYWTSGTTSDPKGVLHTDRSLIAGGSCLAHALRPASADIGSIAFPYAHIGGPDYMVMLLLYGFPAVLFEQFALPDALAGFRRHGVTMAGGSTAFYSMFLTEQRKQPGTKVVPTLRLLAGGGAPKPPELYHSVVREMGVQLTHGYGMTEVPMITMGDPDDDPELLATTEGRPPEGMEIRIVDGEVRLRGEAVCRGYLDPAQSAAAFDPEGFLRTGDLGRLTDGGHLVLTGRLKDVIIRKGENISAQEIEDLLHRHPAVADAAVIGLPDAERGERVCAVVEQLPGAEELSLARLTAYLRAEGLSVHKLPEQLEVVDALPRNDTLRKVLKYKLRERYSGTVK
- a CDS encoding acyl-CoA dehydrogenase family protein: MDLSYTPEEEEFRARLRQWLGEVLPKLPPPPDPSDWPGRRAYDLGWQRMLHDAGYADVHWDASPTTRLIYLEETERAGAPYVGANFVGLLHAGPTIAAEGTPEQRARWLPPILCGAEVWCQGFSEPGAGSDLAALRTRAWRDGDDYVVTGSKIWTSHAEVADWCELLVRTDLDAPKHRGITWLAMRMDAPGVTVRPLRTLAGSTEFAEVFLDEVRVPVAHRVGAENDGWRVTMVTLSFERGTAFVGEVVACRRVLRELAAEARGNGRWDDPALRRRLGRLNAEFRALWRLTQWNVSEASAGGVPGVGGSVFKLRYSHARQELYDAAADVLGPDALDLGRGWMFDRLSSLSYTIAAGTSQIQRNIVAERILGLPKGR
- a CDS encoding acyl-CoA dehydrogenase family protein; translation: MRFQLSVEQRALKAGMRKLLDRRLGPEALRAAVDAPGLDRALWRELGEAGLFALRLPEADGGVGLGLPEAVLVFEEAGRALLPGPLAATHLAAGSVPGAATGETVVTAVDGVLVEWLDAADVVLGDASGAVSLRSVDPLTPLHRVPAGAAPADPLAVLLTAAEQLGTATRACELAVEHARTREQFGQPVGAFQAVKHLCADMLVRAETARAAVYAAAVTQDPADIAAARLLADEAAVRGARDCLQVHGGMGFTWECEVHLHLKRAWVRAQRGGGGTESEELLAAELVA